One Rhodothermales bacterium genomic window carries:
- a CDS encoding chromate transporter, producing the protein MNLDGTSLLELAGHFFRLGLISFGGPAAHTAMMEDEFVTRRGWLTREHSLDLVGATNLIPGPNSTEMTMHAGFERAGWLLD; encoded by the coding sequence ATGAATCTTGACGGAACGTCCCTTCTAGAACTCGCAGGGCATTTCTTCCGACTCGGGTTGATCTCGTTCGGGGGGCCGGCGGCCCACACGGCCATGATGGAAGATGAGTTCGTGACGCGCCGGGGCTGGTTGACGCGTGAGCACTCTCTGGATCTGGTGGGCGCGACTAACCTCATCCCGGGGCCGAATTCGACCGAGATGACGATGCACGCCGGGTTCGAGCGCGCCGGCTGGCTCCTTGATTAG
- the nadC gene encoding carboxylating nicotinate-nucleotide diphosphorylase, with the protein MPVNSLPPYLSLAEMDRQIDNALAEDVGPGDVTTRATVPTGQRATGRFIARQEGVLAGVFVATRVFQRVDPEVAIDWAVDDGAPIKRGDVPGVIRGRAHSLLIGERLALNLLQRMSGIATLTRRMADAAAPHRARILDTRKTAPGLRLLDKWAVKLGGGENHRIGLYDRILIKDNHIAAAGGIATVLAAALAFRNRRPDSLLIEIEARTLDEVRAVLAAGGADIILLDNMVRLTDAGAIDTSLLEEAVRFIAGRLVTEASGNVTLATVPAIAATGVDFISSGALTHSVEALDIALKIDLTNV; encoded by the coding sequence ATGCCTGTGAATTCGCTCCCTCCCTATCTCTCGCTCGCTGAAATGGATCGCCAGATCGATAACGCGCTGGCTGAAGATGTCGGCCCGGGCGACGTGACCACCAGGGCGACCGTTCCCACCGGCCAGCGAGCCACGGGTCGGTTTATCGCCCGGCAAGAGGGCGTACTCGCCGGCGTGTTCGTCGCGACGCGTGTCTTTCAGCGGGTCGATCCCGAGGTAGCGATCGACTGGGCCGTCGACGACGGCGCGCCGATCAAACGCGGCGATGTCCCGGGCGTCATCCGCGGCCGAGCGCACAGTCTGCTCATCGGGGAACGCCTCGCGCTCAACCTGTTGCAACGCATGAGCGGCATCGCCACCCTCACGCGCCGCATGGCCGACGCCGCGGCGCCGCATCGGGCTCGCATCCTCGACACTCGAAAAACCGCGCCAGGGCTGCGGTTGCTGGACAAATGGGCCGTGAAGCTGGGGGGCGGCGAGAACCATCGGATCGGGCTGTACGACCGCATCCTCATCAAAGACAACCACATCGCCGCCGCTGGCGGGATCGCGACCGTCCTCGCCGCCGCACTCGCCTTCCGAAACCGGCGCCCGGATTCCCTCCTGATCGAAATCGAAGCCCGGACGCTCGACGAAGTGCGCGCCGTACTGGCCGCCGGCGGGGCCGACATCATCTTGCTCGACAACATGGTCCGCCTCACCGACGCCGGCGCGATAGACACCTCGCTCCTGGAGGAGGCTGTGCGCTTCATCGCCGGCCGGCTCGTCACCGAGGCCTCGGGAAACGTGACGCTCGCCACCGTGCCGGCCATCGCCGCGACGGGGGTAGATTTTATATCGAGCGGCGCCCTGACGCACTCCGTTGAGGCGTTAGACATCGCACTTAAGATCGACCTCACGAACGTTTAA